From the genome of Aspergillus oryzae RIB40 DNA, chromosome 4:
GCAGGGctattctttcatttcaatatcttgaaTTACTGTATATACTGTAGCGTAGGTTGACTGACCATGTCTTTCTAATACCCGATCTTCCTACTATGTACTAGGAGTTACTCGGGGTTTGCTGCGTCATTTTAGTCCTAAAGAGGCGATCAAGAGCGATGCTAACTGGATTTGGTTAATAACAAATTCTGATGTATTATTATATGGTTTTTTTGTGACAAAACCTGCAAAAATGAGTAccgctttctttttttggagCACGGGGAGATGCGCCCTCCAGCGACATTGTTTTGAATTAAATCCCGGTAGCTCGGGCCGTGACCCGGTGGCGTGTTTAGCATTAGCCCTAATCTTAGGCGGTGATCGTCCTGAGCCACCCGAATTTATTATCCATCATTTAGATCAACTATAGCAATACCATATAAGTAGGCCAGTCAAGGAGTCAGTAAAGTTGAGCATAATGCGAGCAATTCTAACaaggtttttttttaaaaaaaaaaaatacaagTTGACTGAGGCTTAGCTTGGTACTCATCTTGGAAGTCATTCAACACAACCTTTGCCAAACGAAGCGAGCAGCGAAAACACCGTGCAAGATGAACCTCCCAATGGCGGGTACGAATGGTTTTGTGTTGCCTATATCTTGTTGATTGCTCATTCTTGGGAATCAATGGCGTGAGTCTGTATAATTATGGCCTTCTCAATTGTTGTCGGCTTGATCATCGGGATCTTCTCgacctccttctctcccatTATCATCCGGGGTCTAGGACTGCATCAAACGATCAATGGACTGATAATCTTCTGGATGATCCTGGTTAGTCCGATCACTGGGGCGTTATATGTTCTTCAATCTATccgcttttcctttctaacGTTTCTAGATATGAACCAGTTTGGGAGATCATCGGCCTAGTTTTGCGACAGTCTAGCATGGACGAATGATTATACGTTCAGTTCCTCCCGGTTGCACTGTATGTGGCCGACTCACTGTGTTTGCTCGTTCTGCGCTGGCGGACGGTAGTATAGCGCCACACCAAGGCATCAAGCCAAGGATGCCAAGGAGTACCTGCCGACTCGCTTAGATGGACAGCTCGGCTACCAAACGATTAATTGACCAACTAGAGACTAGAAATGACCTTATGTGAATGATTTGTAAGCCCTTCAACGAGGGTGCCCACTCCATATGCCGTGACGTTGCTGCCATCTGGCATCTATATAATGCCGGGAAGCAGGCCCACTACCTCAACATATTTCAAAAgaactccaccaccaccacacacATCATTGCTATCTTGCCACACACACCAAGGCCCTATATCACAACTACCATGACCGACCAGAACGCCCCAAACACACAGTCTAACAGGATCCAAATTCGCGTGGAGCCCATCACAACCCCGGCAGACTTCAACCGATTCTTTGAGATTGCTGCCCTCACCTTCGGCCATCAGGTCCAAGATGGTGTCTGGTGCGCCATGAACCCTGGCTGGGATACACCTGAGGGTCGTTCGAGCGGCAGTGCCCGTCTTGCTGCGCGCTggtccaccaccaccaaagacCGACATGGCAACCCCAACACCATTTTCCTCAAGGCCGTTCTCGGAGACGGCTCGGCGGATGAGGGAAAGATTGTCGGCGTGGCTATCTGGGAGCAGGCTTCCATGGTAGACGGGTACGGCCAGGCACCTGCCACCGAAATGGACAATGCGCACCTGGAAGCCGTGTACCCAAATCAGCCGGGTGAACAGCGGTATCTCCGGCAGGTAGACCTTTCACTACGTCGGCGCCGCTTGGAGGTGATCCGTGAGATTGCGACGAGTGCATCCCCCGCGGTCATGGTGTTGGACTTATGTGTGGTCGACCCATCGTTCCAGCGACTCGGAATTGCTACCAGACTGGTAGAATGGGGCCTTCGTGAGGCGAAGGCACGTGGTGGGTTGGAAGCTGTGCTGGAAGCTTCGAGCATGGGGCGGCACGTTTATAGGAAGCTTGGGTTTGAACAAGAGGGGGGTGAGTTCATTTACGACGTGGATGAGGAGTTTCGGCATCGTGAGCAACCGTCGAATGTGTTTATGCGCACCGGTAGACCAGTGGCATGACAGCCTCAATCCCATCGAAGCTCTTTACTATTGTGCCTACTCCCTGGGAAGTTCGTACGAGTTGGAAAGGTCAATATGCGAACGTCATGCGGGTTACCTCAATGTTAGCAATCGATGAAGTGCGCCACCTTTTAGAGCTCTCCTATCAACTCtgcaagaaatatatctgtATTAGTTATAATCGAGTCTTTACATGGCATTGGGACCGGATCGGTTTGAAATACCTGTTGCAACATCCACAATTGTTCCAGAGTCTTAAATACTCAGTTGGTTGACCTACCATTGGCGAAGAGATTGCGCACCTTTGGTTTCGATTTTCCTGGTGGACCTTTTCTGGGAATCTAGCAGATTTCTTGACTTTTGCTCTGCGGTTAAGTCTGCCATTTTGGGATGATTGAGGCGTAGTAGGGGGGGTAGTAGTggaaggttgagaagaagtAGTCGAGGTAGCTCTTCGTGCCAAACCTGGAACGGAGATTTTGTTGTTCAATAGGATCAAATAAGTCAAAGAATTTCAGAAAGCTAGTTCCACCAGGTTATGTGTTAAATTGAACAGGAGTAGAGGTGCCGCTGTTGTAAAAGTAAGTGGAGGACACCTTGTATGCAAGAACGACACTACCCCCTTGTTTAATGATTAACACTCTTGCTCTCTACAAAGACGGGGATGTAATTTGCAATACTTTACAGTACTAGTCCTATCCCCCGGTGATTTGCTCATTTCTACCCCACAGACCCTTGTCACTGTGAGCTACATGGGGATTGTCTGTCACCCACCATTTGCCGTTGTCGTAGCTGCTTGTAgctgcttttcttctgcttggtTTTGGAATGGCCATGAGCATAGCCATGAATAATGCTTTCTGTGCAAATCTTCATAACTCCACCACTGCACTGGGCTGCATTTCCGGAGCTTATGGTATCGGTGGAGTTATTTCACCATTATTTGCCACGCTCATGGTGTCTCACGACATACGTTGGACCTATTTCCACACCATCACATTGGCTATGTCTGTGGCCAATCTGTTGCTCTCAAGCTTCGCGTTTCGGAATTACGAGGACAATGCCACTATGGTCTCCCAAAGGGCACCCGACTCGGCAATTCCTCCCATGACCAGCAACAATGATCATTCACCCAGTCGATTGCAGATGTTCAAAAAGGCTATTCAGGATCGCACGACGATACTAGGATCACTGTTCATCTTCGCTTACCAAGGTGCCGAGGTTTCCGTTTCGGACTGGATTGTGTCATTCCTAATCAGCTATCGCGGGGGTGATTCTCGACGCGTCGGTTATGTGAGTGCCGGCTTTTGGGCTGGAATCACTCTTGGTCAATTTCTGATTGTGTATCCTGCCCATCGAATTGGAGAGAAGATTGTCGTCGGGTTATTGGTTGTCGGAGCTATTGGCTTTCAACTCATGACCTGGCTAATCCCAAATATTATCGGTGAAGCTGTGGCTGTAGCGATCCTgggcttgttgttgggtCCCTTATATCCATGCTCTACGGCGGCTTTTGCGAAGCTTTTACCCCGAAGTATGCAACTTGTCAGCCTGGGTTTCATCAGTGCTCCAGGGAGTAGCGGTGGTGCtgtgtttccttttctgacTGGTATTCTTGCACAGAGTATGGGCACGATGGTACTACATCCAATCTGTCTTGTGCTGTATGCAGTGATGATCATTAGTTGATGCACTTTACCCGGGATCTCGAAGCGATCGGAGTGAGATTGTGTGTAATACATAAATTGACATGGTTAATGCTTATCTGCTGATATACAACCGTGATTCTGGATTGGAAAGGAACGATGGGCAACAGTGTTACTACCTACAGGTATGGAGACTCCATAAATTCAAACCCTATCATCAGATTTCAGTGGGGTAAGACTAAGCACTGGACAACTTGTCTCATATGTACCGTGGGAAAAGAGATCCGCACTTTCTTCGATATCTCCAATAATTTACTTCAACTGTACACGCTTCAAGAAACGAGAAGCAGCCATGCCAACACCTCCGTTCTTTGATTTACTGAACGCCCTCGAGTCATTTAACGATGCGAAAAAGAACTCTGTTTTTCACATAGTCAACGCTACATATAAGATATCCATAGACCCAATGCCTCGTCCCCGAGGATTGTACTTACAAACGACGGGAGGACATAATCAACTACAAGGCAAGATAATATCCACTTCAATTCATTCGTAATTGTATATCCAAGCACTCAAACCCCAAAGCCATATCCACAATCCCCTAACCTATCCTAAACATCATGATAAACAACCCCCTCAGCCGCAATCTCCGCCCTCATCCCCTTAAACATTAATTTCTTTAGCCATCACCGTACACCAAGCTGGTCTATGCCCAGGAGCCCTCCTCCAAAACACATCCTGCAtaaccttctcatcctcgacatGAACAAGATAGCTAATGAAACGAT
Proteins encoded in this window:
- a CDS encoding uncharacterized protein (predicted protein); this encodes MVNAYLLIYNRDSGLERNDGQQCYYLQVWRLHKFKPYHQISVGHHRTPSWSMPRSPPPKHILHNLLILDMNKIANETITLAKSLACIGILQRGIEASKDGFEFCFCCFTD
- a CDS encoding uncharacterized protein (predicted protein); the encoded protein is MINTLALYKDGDTLVTVSYMGIVSAFLLLGFGMAMSIAMNNAFCANLHNSTTALGCISGAYGIGGVISPLFATLMVSHDIRWTYFHTITLAMSVANLLLSSFAFRNYEDNATMVSQRAPDSAIPPMTSNNDHSPSRLQMFKKAIQDRTTILGSLFIFAYQGAEVSVSDWIVSFLISYRGGDSRRVGYVSAGFWAGITLGQFLIVYPAHRIGEKIVVGLLVVGAIGFQLMTWLIPNIIGEAVAVAILGLLLGPLYPCSTAAFAKLLPRSMQLVSLGFISAPGSSGGAVFPFLTGILAQSMGTMVLHPICLVLYAVMIIS
- a CDS encoding GNAT family N-acetyltransferase (predicted protein), whose protein sequence is MTDQNAPNTQSNRIQIRVEPITTPADFNRFFEIAALTFGHQVQDGVWCAMNPGWDTPEGRSSGSARLAARWSTTTKDRHGNPNTIFLKAVLGDGSADEGKIVGVAIWEQASMVDGYGQAPATEMDNAHLEAVYPNQPGEQRYLRQVDLSLRRRRLEVIREIATSASPAVMVLDLCVVDPSFQRLGIATRLVEWGLREAKARGGLEAVLEASSMGRHVYRKLGFEQEGGEFIYDVDEEFRHREQPSNVFMRTGRPVA